A part of Paenibacillus sp. 481 genomic DNA contains:
- a CDS encoding PadR family transcriptional regulator, with protein sequence MSENKITSDLLRGHTDTMILRLLSEADRYGYEIVKLIAERSGGKYELKEATMYSSVRRLEVDGDIEWYWGDESQGGRRKYFRITEKGKTTYARNKSNWEYAKRVLENLL encoded by the coding sequence ATGAGCGAGAACAAAATTACATCCGACCTGCTGCGCGGACATACGGATACGATGATATTGCGACTCTTATCCGAAGCTGACCGCTATGGTTACGAGATAGTCAAGTTGATTGCCGAGCGCTCGGGCGGAAAGTATGAATTAAAGGAAGCCACGATGTACTCCAGCGTCCGTCGGCTTGAGGTGGACGGTGATATCGAGTGGTATTGGGGCGACGAATCTCAGGGTGGACGGCGTAAATATTTTAGGATTACCGAAAAGGGCAAGACGACTTACGCCCGCAACAAAAGCAATTGGGAGTACGCCAAGCGCGTGCTTGAAAACTTATTATAG